The nucleotide sequence TTGACGACTTCACTGTCAGCCCTGGCAACAACTGAATAGGTTTTCTTGTGAACGTCAATTCCCACGAAAATATCTTTCCCAGAATAGGAGATGTGTTTGGTAGGTTTCTTCATTGGGTACCTCGCTCTCCGTAGAGACTAAATTCCTTTCCAAGTAGAGCTCACATGCCCTCAACACACCCAAATCCATCATAGAAACAATTGCGGGTTACACCTTCGACGCGATCGGGTGGAGCGATCGGTGTAATCTGAATGCTTGTCGTCGCCGCTCCGAATCGATCGCACCGAATGAAATCAGCCCCTTCAGTCGCAGCCAGCTTAAGCCCAGAAGTTCGCAAAACGATCGCCATTCAGGCGCTCTCCAAGTCAGAACCGATCAGCCATCTGGCAGCGGAGCTGCAGGTCAGCCGGAAATTCGTCTATCAACAAGCGAACCAAGCCCAACAGGTACTCGATGAGTCCTTTGCGCCTTCAGCAGATGACCAAGAGGTACTGTTCCATCTGCCCATCACCAAGGCTTGGCTGTTTCAGCTCATCCTGGCGTTGGTGCCGATCTGCCACTGCTCCTATCGAGGAGTCGTCGAACTGTTTCGCGATCTGTTCGACCTACACATCAGTGTCGGCACGATCCACAATCGCCTCCAAGCGGCAGCAGTGAGCGCTATGAAAATCAATCAATCCCAAGACCTGTCTACGATTGAGATCGGTCTCCACGACGAGATTTATCAGGGAGCTCAACCGGTATTGGCGGGAGTTGATGCCGCCTCAACCTACTGTTACCTGCTCCAAGCAGCAGAAACACGAGATGAAGATACCTGGGGCTGGCATTTACTCGAATCGATGGAGCAAGGATTCCAGCCGCGCTACACGATTGCGGATGGGGGAGCCGCTCTCAGAGCAGGCCAGAAAGCGGTCATGCCCGAGATTGACTGCCATGGCGATGTCTTCCACATCCAGCAGCAATTTTCCACCGTCGCCAATAGCTTGTCCCGACAAGCCAAAGGGGCGACCTCACGCCGACTCCAGCTAGAGCAGCAGATTGCCAAGGCCAGACTGACCCACCGAGTCACGCGACAGATGAACAGCCGCTTGGTCCACGCCAAACAACGAGAACGCAGGCTGGTGCCTCTGGCTCAGGATCTCAAAACACTGTTGCAGTGGCTCTGTCATGACGTACTCGAACTGGCAGGTTCATCCCTGGAGGTGCGTCAGGAACTGTTTGACTTCATCGTTGTTGAGCTCCAGAAATTAGAGTGCAAGCAGCATCCCACGATTCGCACACTCCGTAAGTCCTTACGCAAGCAGCGGGACGATCTGCTGGCGTTTGCTGGTGTGCTGGATGGCAAACTTGCCGCGATCACCCAACGCTTTGACTTGCCCTTGGAGACGGTGCGAGAGGTTTGTTTGCTCTATCGAAAACAGCCCACATCCCAGGTTTACTGGGAGAGCTGGAATCAATTGCATGGCGAGCTTTCGAGGCGGTTTCACCCCTTGATGGGGGTTTGGGTGAGGCTCTCACCCAAACCCCCAGGGCCAGTTCTCTGGTGGAGAATCTCAACTCCCGCTTGCGCAACTACTTTTTCCTGCGCAAGACACTGAGCGACTCCTATCTGGACCTGCTACAATTCTTCCTCAATCATCGCCGCTTCATCCGCAGTCAAGTCCCAGAGCGCTCGGGCAAAAGTCCTGCCGAGCTGATGACGGGGATTGCTCATCCACACTGGCTCGAACTGTTGGGATTCCAACGCTTCCAAAGAGCGTAATCCGACCCCGTATGTCTAGCCTGGTCATCCTTCAGTGATGGCCCACTTTGTCGTGAAAGTGTTACCCAAAAGAGGCCAAAAATGAACCATGCCGCCAGAGTTACACGCTTGAGGTGACCGAAACGGCAGTGAATCAAGCGCCTGCCATCACCTCTCAGCCGATCTTTGTGGCAACGCCAGATACCCCCTACAGCTATCAAGTCACTGCTGCCGATCCCGATGCGGGGATACTCTCACCTTCCAGTTGTTGGAGGGACCGGCGGGAATGGCGATCGATCCGGCCACCGGACTCTTGAGTTGGGACCCAACTGTTTTAGATATCGGCACGTTTAGCGTGTCGGTGGGGGTGGTGGACGCTGGCGGTTTGGGTGGAGCTCAGCAATATACGCTGACGGTGCTGCCCAACAATGCTCCGGTGATTCTTTCCGCTCCAGTGACGCAAGCGGCGGCAGGACAGATCTATCGTTACGACCTGCGAGCAGCAGACCCCGATGGAGATGCAGTTCAGTTTGAGTTGCTGCAGGCACCAGATGGTCTGACGATTGATGGGTTGGGTCGCATTCGCTGGGAGCCTGATGCGGCCGATGCCGGTAACGCGACGGTGGAAGTTCGGGTGACGGACGGGCGCGGCGGGATTGCCACGCAGCTTTTCGAGCTGACGGTGGCGGTGGACGATATTGTGCCGACGGTGGATGTGTTCCCCAGTCTTCGTCCGGTGGGAGTTGGGGAGAGTGTGACGCTGTTTGCGACTGCTGCGGACAATGTGGGGGTAGAATCGCTCAGTTTGACGGTGAATGGGGTGGCGGTGCCTCTGGATTTGAATGGGTTCTATACGTTTGTGCCAGAGGTGGCAGGGGATTTGGTGGCGATCGCCACGGCCACTGATGCGGCGGGGAATAGTTCTCAGGCGGAGACGATTTTGCAGGTGCTCGACTTTAGCGATGCGGAAGCGCCTGTCATCGATCTGCCAGACTTGTCAGATTTAATAATCACCGCGCCCACCGACATTATCGGTACGGTGAGTGACGACAATTTGCAGTTCTACACGCTCTCGGTTGCCCCCATTGGCACTGAGAACTTCCAGGAAATCTTCCGAGGGACGACCCCAGTGGTGGATGGAGTGTTGGGGAGTTTTGACCCGACTTTGTTGCAGAACGATGCTTACACATTGCGATTGGAGGCAGTTGATGCGGGAGGTAATTCTATTTCAGTCGATCGCACCGTCAACGTCGCGGGCGATCTGAAGCTCGGAAACTTCCAGCTATCCTTTACGGATTTAGAGATCCCCATTGCAGGGATACCCATTACTATCACTCGGACCTACGACACCCTGACTTCCAATATTAGTGATGACTTCGGCTTTGGTTGGCGACTGGAATTCCGCGACACCAACCTGCAGACCAGTCTGGGCCGAGACGAAGTATTCGAGCAATTCGGCATCCGAACACAAGCCTTTGACGAACGCACCCGTGTTTACATCACATTGCCGGGCGGTCAGAGACAAGCTTTCACCTTTGCACCTACAATCGATCCCATCTCTGCATTCTTCCCCTCCCTAGTGCTATCCATTAGGCACAAGTCGATGGAGAGCTTACTGTGACTGGATTATAAACTGCAGTAGAGACTGAAGCAGTTGTAGCCGGAGGGAGAGAAACCATGCAAGATTGGGTCAGCCAAGAAATCAACCCGATCCACTTCGCCGATTTGCGACATGCAAAGCGGTTGGGGCAGATCGTCACAGACTTGAGTGAGCAGCCCACAGCGAGCGTGCCTCAGGCGAGTGGGAATGCCTCAGTGGCCCAAGGAACCTATCGATTTTGGGCCAACCCGAAGGTGAGCACGAGCAGCATTCTGGACAGTCATCGTGATGGAGTGGTCAGGCGGGCCCTCACGGGCAAGACGGTGCTGGCCATTCAAGACACAACGGATTTCGACTTCACCACTCACCCCCAGACCGAAGGGCTGGGCTTCATCAATCAAAGCCATCAACAGGGAATCAAAGTCCACAGTTGTTTTGCGGTGAGCGGCGAGGGAGAACCCTTAGGTCTGTTGAGTCAATTCATCTGGAATCGCAAACAGCGGCGCGGGAAGAAAGAAAAACGCTCAGTGACTCCCATCGAGCAAAAGGAAAGCTATCGCTGGATAGCAA is from Synechococcus sp. PCC 7336 and encodes:
- a CDS encoding putative Ig domain-containing protein; amino-acid sequence: MAIDPATGLLSWDPTVLDIGTFSVSVGVVDAGGLGGAQQYTLTVLPNNAPVILSAPVTQAAAGQIYRYDLRAADPDGDAVQFELLQAPDGLTIDGLGRIRWEPDAADAGNATVEVRVTDGRGGIATQLFELTVAVDDIVPTVDVFPSLRPVGVGESVTLFATAADNVGVESLSLTVNGVAVPLDLNGFYTFVPEVAGDLVAIATATDAAGNSSQAETILQVLDFSDAEAPVIDLPDLSDLIITAPTDIIGTVSDDNLQFYTLSVAPIGTENFQEIFRGTTPVVDGVLGSFDPTLLQNDAYTLRLEAVDAGGNSISVDRTVNVAGDLKLGNFQLSFTDLEIPIAGIPITITRTYDTLTSNISDDFGFGWRLEFRDTNLQTSLGRDEVFEQFGIRTQAFDERTRVYITLPGGQRQAFTFAPTIDPISAFFPSLVLSIRHKSMESLL